From Candidatus Polarisedimenticolia bacterium, a single genomic window includes:
- a CDS encoding PAS domain S-box protein: protein MEDRATVEPEESVDSLRCRIEEYERRFRLLDEQMRILERERQKLSAVVHQTDAGFLVMDSAPKVIWANSVFARRFLDSSHPGALLGQPCHRVLCGRDAACEECPAARPFQSAQVAHHELKIEIHGRPRYLYATAMPIKSMTGETDQVIVMVQDVSNLTVLQQSQQALRASEEKFRSIVLNAAAGVVMVNPEGRLIMVNPAYCRFLGYTEAELLERTVMDITHPEDLEKTHNAFPQPDGSYPRTIEFEKRYIRKDGTIAWAHVSASWLVDESGRPRNAVALILDVGERKRAEQELRSSEARKGAILVTALDAIISIDHEGRITEFNPAAESLFGYCREEALGSRMAELVIPPSLREAHQKGFHRYLASGESNLIGKHMELTARRKDGSEVPVEIAFNRVPLTGPPAFTGYIRDLTERKRTEAALREREEQLRHSQKMEAVGTLAGGIAHDFNNILTGILGYADLLQIQSNPGDKVHHAAEVIAKGATRAAKLTQQLLGFARKGKNQNIPIDLHAVVQEVVTLLTGSLPADVRVQADLAVDPFWVRGDPVQLSQVILNLGMNAADAMPHGGVLSIRTRRVEPSAEILRRHPGFDPGSRLLLHIADTGTGIPESIRGRIFEPFFTTKADGKGSGMGLAMVYGTVQNHGGFIEVDSRIGQGTEFFIYLPEASPKAGVDRRPPRGQAIQGTGRILVVDDEETVRGVAREFLKRLGYQVLTAADGQEAVETYRASAEEIDLVILDLVMPRLGGRECFRALKEINPEVRAVLCTGYGFNVAAQEILDEGMAGFLQKPYQMSQLSEVVASALKS, encoded by the coding sequence TTGGAAGATCGCGCTACCGTAGAGCCCGAAGAGAGCGTCGACTCGCTGCGCTGCAGAATCGAGGAATACGAGCGCCGCTTCCGGCTGCTGGACGAGCAGATGCGCATCCTGGAGCGGGAGCGCCAGAAGCTCTCGGCCGTCGTCCACCAGACCGACGCCGGCTTCCTGGTCATGGACTCGGCGCCGAAGGTCATCTGGGCGAACTCGGTCTTCGCCCGCCGCTTCCTCGACAGCTCCCATCCCGGCGCGCTGCTCGGGCAGCCGTGCCATCGCGTCCTGTGCGGCCGCGACGCCGCCTGCGAGGAGTGTCCCGCCGCACGCCCGTTCCAGTCGGCGCAGGTCGCGCATCACGAGCTCAAGATCGAGATCCACGGCCGTCCCCGCTATCTGTACGCCACGGCGATGCCGATCAAATCGATGACCGGGGAGACCGATCAGGTCATCGTCATGGTCCAGGACGTCTCCAACCTCACGGTGCTCCAGCAGTCGCAGCAGGCGCTCCGCGCCAGCGAAGAGAAGTTCCGATCGATCGTCCTCAACGCCGCCGCCGGGGTCGTCATGGTGAACCCCGAAGGCCGCCTCATCATGGTCAATCCCGCCTACTGCCGCTTCCTCGGCTACACGGAGGCGGAGCTTCTCGAGCGCACCGTGATGGACATCACCCATCCCGAGGATCTGGAGAAGACCCACAACGCCTTCCCGCAGCCGGACGGGAGCTATCCGCGCACCATCGAGTTCGAGAAACGCTACATTCGCAAGGACGGCACGATCGCCTGGGCCCACGTCAGCGCCTCGTGGCTCGTCGACGAATCGGGCCGCCCGCGCAACGCGGTCGCGCTGATCCTCGACGTGGGGGAGCGGAAGCGCGCCGAGCAGGAGCTGCGCAGCAGCGAGGCCAGGAAGGGGGCCATCCTGGTCACGGCGCTCGACGCGATTATCTCCATCGATCACGAGGGTCGCATCACCGAATTCAACCCGGCCGCGGAATCGCTCTTCGGCTACTGCCGAGAGGAGGCTCTGGGCTCCCGGATGGCCGAGCTCGTCATTCCGCCTTCCCTGCGCGAAGCGCATCAGAAAGGCTTCCACCGCTACCTCGCGAGCGGCGAGTCCAACCTCATTGGGAAGCACATGGAGCTGACGGCGCGGCGCAAGGACGGCTCGGAAGTCCCGGTCGAGATCGCGTTCAACCGGGTGCCTCTGACCGGACCTCCCGCGTTCACCGGCTACATCCGGGACCTGACCGAGCGCAAGCGCACGGAAGCGGCGCTGCGCGAGCGCGAGGAACAGCTGCGCCACTCCCAGAAGATGGAGGCCGTCGGAACGCTGGCCGGGGGGATCGCGCACGACTTCAACAACATCCTGACGGGGATCCTCGGCTACGCCGATCTCCTGCAGATCCAATCGAACCCGGGTGACAAGGTGCACCACGCGGCGGAAGTGATCGCCAAGGGGGCGACCCGCGCGGCGAAGCTCACGCAGCAGCTCCTCGGCTTCGCCCGTAAGGGGAAGAACCAGAACATACCGATCGATCTCCATGCCGTCGTCCAGGAAGTCGTGACGCTCCTGACCGGCAGCCTGCCAGCCGACGTCCGCGTCCAGGCGGACCTCGCGGTCGATCCGTTCTGGGTGCGCGGCGATCCGGTCCAGCTCAGCCAGGTGATTCTCAATCTGGGGATGAACGCCGCCGATGCGATGCCGCATGGAGGCGTTCTCTCGATCCGGACCCGGCGTGTCGAGCCTTCCGCGGAAATACTGCGCCGCCACCCCGGCTTCGATCCCGGCAGCCGCCTGCTGCTTCACATCGCCGACACCGGGACCGGCATTCCCGAATCGATTCGCGGGCGAATCTTCGAGCCGTTCTTCACCACCAAGGCGGACGGCAAGGGAAGCGGCATGGGGCTGGCCATGGTCTACGGAACCGTCCAGAACCACGGCGGCTTCATCGAGGTGGACAGCCGGATCGGGCAGGGCACGGAGTTCTTCATCTACCTGCCCGAGGCCTCTCCGAAAGCCGGCGTGGATCGCCGCCCGCCGCGAGGCCAGGCGATTCAGGGAACCGGAAGGATTCTCGTGGTGGACGACGAGGAGACGGTCCGCGGCGTCGCCCGGGAGTTCCTGAAGCGCCTGGGATATCAGGTGCTGACGGCGGCGGACGGGCAGGAGGCGGTCGAGACCTACCGGGCGTCCGCCGAGGAGATCGACCTGGTCATCCTCGACCTGGTGATGCCGCGGCTGGGAGGACGGGAATGCTTCCGGGCGCTGAAGGAGATCAATCCCGAGGTTCGCGCCGTGTTGTGCACCGGGTACGGTTTCAACGTCGCCGCGCAGGAAATCCTGGATGAAGGGATGGCGGGGTTCCTGCAAAAGCCCTATCAGATGAGCCAGCTCTCCGAAGTCGTGGCCTCCGCCCTGAAGTCATGA
- the kaiC gene encoding circadian clock protein KaiC → MSKSTVKQNPAIRSLPKTPTGIEGLDEITGGGLPRGRPTLICGSAGCGKTLFAMEFLVHGATEFGEPGVFMAFEETAGELAQNVRSLGFDLEELAARNKLLVDYVHVERSEIEETGEYDLEGLFIRLGHAIDTVGAQRVVLDTIETLFGGLSNSTILRSELRRLFRWLKDKGVTAVITGERGRGEMLTRQGLEEYVSDCVIVLDHRVTENLSTRRLRIVKYRGTFHGTNEYPFVIGETGISVLPITSLGLRHKVSEERISTGVPRLDAMLGDEGVYRGSTVLLSGTAGTGKTSLAAYFADATCRRGERCLYLAFEESESQMVRNLRSISLDLAPWLEKGLLRFHATRPTSYGLEAHLAMLHKLVNDFQPRVVIVDPITNFLKASTQTESVAMLTRLIDFLKDKQITALFTSLTHGEDGIALEQTGVGISSLIDTWILMRDIELGGERNRGIYVLKSRGMAHSNQIREFLLTDHGVDLQDIYVGPEGVLTGSLRLAQEARELAAALSRQQEIDRRQRDLERKRRSVEAQMAVQRREFDAEEEELKRFIAQEQAAIAQIRQEREQMARSRKADAPAKTKRNRTPRIASQEDAHGR, encoded by the coding sequence ATGAGTAAAAGCACAGTCAAGCAGAACCCGGCTATCCGTTCCCTCCCCAAGACACCGACCGGGATCGAGGGTCTCGATGAAATCACCGGCGGCGGGCTGCCGCGCGGCCGGCCCACGCTCATCTGCGGCAGCGCGGGCTGCGGCAAGACCCTGTTCGCCATGGAGTTTCTCGTTCACGGGGCCACCGAGTTCGGCGAGCCCGGCGTCTTCATGGCCTTCGAGGAGACTGCCGGGGAGCTGGCCCAGAACGTCCGTTCCCTCGGCTTCGACCTGGAGGAGCTGGCTGCCCGGAACAAGCTGCTGGTCGATTACGTCCACGTCGAGCGGAGCGAGATCGAGGAGACCGGCGAGTACGATCTCGAAGGCCTGTTCATCCGCCTGGGCCACGCGATCGACACCGTGGGAGCCCAGCGCGTCGTGCTCGACACCATCGAGACGCTCTTCGGCGGCCTGTCCAACTCCACCATCCTGCGCTCGGAGCTGCGGCGGCTGTTCCGCTGGCTCAAAGACAAGGGAGTGACCGCGGTCATCACCGGCGAGCGCGGCAGGGGAGAAATGCTCACCCGTCAGGGACTGGAAGAGTACGTCTCCGATTGCGTCATCGTGCTCGACCACCGCGTCACCGAGAACCTCTCGACCCGGCGGCTGCGCATCGTCAAGTACCGGGGCACGTTCCACGGCACCAACGAATACCCGTTCGTCATCGGCGAGACTGGGATCTCCGTCCTGCCGATCACTTCGCTGGGCCTGCGGCACAAAGTATCGGAGGAACGGATCTCCACCGGCGTCCCCCGGCTCGACGCCATGCTCGGAGACGAGGGAGTGTACCGCGGCAGCACCGTGCTCCTCTCCGGTACGGCGGGCACCGGCAAGACGAGCCTGGCGGCCTATTTCGCCGACGCCACCTGCCGGCGCGGCGAGCGCTGCCTCTATCTTGCCTTCGAGGAGTCGGAAAGCCAGATGGTCCGCAACCTGCGCTCCATCAGCCTCGACCTGGCGCCGTGGCTCGAGAAGGGCCTTCTGCGCTTCCACGCCACCCGCCCCACGTCCTACGGGCTGGAGGCGCATCTGGCTATGCTGCACAAGCTGGTCAACGACTTCCAGCCGCGCGTGGTGATCGTGGACCCAATCACCAACTTCCTCAAAGCGAGCACGCAGACTGAATCCGTGGCGATGCTGACGCGGCTGATCGATTTCCTCAAGGACAAGCAGATCACCGCCCTGTTCACCAGCCTGACCCACGGCGAGGACGGCATCGCTCTGGAGCAGACCGGAGTCGGCATCTCCTCCCTCATCGACACCTGGATCTTGATGCGCGACATCGAGCTGGGCGGCGAGCGCAACCGCGGCATTTACGTCCTGAAGTCGCGTGGCATGGCCCATTCCAACCAGATCCGCGAGTTCCTCCTGACGGACCACGGCGTCGATCTGCAGGACATCTACGTCGGTCCGGAGGGAGTGCTCACCGGATCACTGCGGCTTGCCCAGGAGGCGCGCGAGCTGGCCGCCGCGCTGAGCCGGCAGCAGGAGATCGACCGTCGCCAACGCGACCTGGAGCGCAAGCGCCGGTCCGTGGAGGCCCAGATGGCCGTCCAGCGACGAGAGTTCGACGCGGAGGAGGAAGAGCTGAAGCGGTTCATCGCCCAGGAGCAGGCGGCCATTGCCCAGATTCGGCAGGAGCGTGAACAGATGGCCCGCAGCCGCAAGGCCGACGCGCCGGCCAAGACCAAAAGGAACCGTACTCCTCGAATTGCGTCCCAGGAGGATGCCCATGGAAGATGA
- a CDS encoding circadian clock KaiB family protein, with product MEDERSIPQSLDDLTAANPDVWELRLYVAGKTAKSVAAFENLTRLCEEHLAGKYKIEVVDLLIHPQLAKGDQIIAIPTLVRKLPEPIRKVIGDLSNTERTLVGLQLRPVNT from the coding sequence ATGGAAGATGAGCGCAGCATACCGCAGAGCCTGGACGATCTGACTGCCGCCAACCCGGACGTGTGGGAGCTGAGACTGTACGTCGCCGGCAAAACGGCCAAGTCGGTCGCCGCCTTTGAGAACCTCACCAGGCTGTGCGAGGAGCACCTTGCCGGCAAGTACAAGATCGAAGTGGTGGATCTGCTGATCCACCCGCAGCTGGCCAAGGGCGACCAGATCATCGCCATCCCCACCCTGGTCCGCAAGCTGCCCGAGCCGATCCGCAAAGTAATCGGCGATCTGTCGAACACGGAACGGACCCTGGTAGGTTTGCAACTGCGTCCAGTCAATACCTAG
- a CDS encoding ATP-binding protein: MTPISDDLQRDNEELRQRLEEAEQAIQAIRAGEVDAVLVETEREQVYTLETADNPYRLLVTRVPYPAATLTDDGSIICCNGRFADLLQRPPASLRGRPIGDFAAPESIASLKALLHDGRTIEVHDTVTLLRDDGSPASACLGVSPLREGALGLCLMVTDLTERRHYEELQRTQAALHASEERLKDADRKKDEFLATLAHELRNPLAPLRNAAQILKVKCPPLPELQWAQGVIDRQVQLMARLLDDLLDVSSISRNTLELRTEPIELASVLEAALETSRPVIEACGHEFDVALPSEPIHLKADPVRLAQVFANLLNNAAKYTEKGGRICLSVERKGNEVTVSVKDNGIGIMAEMLPRIFDIFSQAKRGLLRSQGGIGIGLSLVKGLVELHGGSVEAKSAGLGRGSEFVVHLPVAA, encoded by the coding sequence ATGACGCCCATCAGCGACGATTTGCAGCGCGACAACGAGGAATTGCGCCAGCGACTGGAAGAAGCCGAGCAGGCCATCCAGGCCATCCGGGCCGGCGAAGTAGACGCCGTCCTCGTCGAAACCGAGCGGGAGCAGGTCTACACGCTGGAGACAGCCGACAATCCGTATCGCCTGCTGGTCACGCGGGTGCCCTACCCGGCGGCCACCCTCACCGACGACGGGTCGATCATCTGCTGCAACGGCCGCTTCGCCGACCTGCTCCAGCGGCCGCCCGCCTCCCTGCGCGGCCGCCCAATCGGCGACTTCGCGGCTCCCGAGAGCATCGCCAGCCTCAAAGCGCTGCTGCACGACGGCAGAACGATTGAGGTCCACGATACGGTCACCCTGCTGCGCGACGACGGCTCGCCGGCTTCGGCCTGCCTCGGCGTCAGCCCGTTGCGCGAAGGCGCTCTGGGCCTGTGCCTGATGGTCACCGATCTGACGGAGCGGAGGCATTACGAGGAGCTGCAGCGCACCCAGGCGGCCCTGCACGCCAGCGAAGAGCGGCTCAAGGACGCCGACCGCAAGAAGGACGAGTTCCTCGCCACCCTCGCCCACGAGCTGCGCAACCCGCTCGCCCCGCTGCGCAACGCCGCGCAGATTCTCAAGGTCAAGTGCCCGCCCTTGCCGGAGCTGCAATGGGCGCAAGGAGTCATCGACCGTCAGGTGCAGCTGATGGCCCGGCTGCTCGACGACCTGCTCGACGTGTCCAGCATCTCGCGCAACACCCTCGAGCTGCGCACCGAGCCGATCGAGCTGGCGTCCGTCCTCGAAGCTGCCCTGGAAACCAGCCGTCCGGTCATCGAAGCCTGCGGTCACGAGTTCGACGTCGCCCTGCCGTCCGAGCCGATCCACTTGAAGGCCGACCCGGTGCGACTGGCCCAGGTTTTCGCCAACCTCCTGAACAACGCCGCCAAGTATACCGAGAAAGGCGGCCGCATCTGTCTGAGCGTCGAGCGGAAGGGAAATGAAGTGACCGTGTCGGTCAAGGACAACGGCATCGGCATCATGGCTGAGATGCTGCCACGCATCTTTGACATTTTCTCACAGGCGAAACGGGGTCTGCTGCGGTCTCAGGGCGGGATCGGCATCGGCTTATCGCTCGTCAAGGGGTTGGTCGAGCTGCACGGGGGGAGCGTCGAGGCTAAAAGCGCCGGTCTGGGCCGGGGGAGCGAGTTCGTCGTCCACCTGCCGGTCGCCGCGTAA
- a CDS encoding M28 family peptidase, with translation MRKFLQSLFRITSAVIVVTTALGLALGWALRQPNLGAVPYSAALHADPGRLEAHVRFLASPDHSRCADDADGLERAATYIASAFRRTRARVSEQVYQAGGRPMRNLIALLGPAAGPRVVVGAHYDAFGDFPGADDNASGVAGILELTRLLDPQTLATPVELVAYSTEEPPYFGSPDMGSAIHAGALSKSAAQVRAMISLEMIGYFSPTQPKVNPLIHLLYPGNGRFIALVGRWDDRDLVRTAKKCFRGATEVQAVSYSGPVSLGSDLSDQRNYWALGYPGLMVTDTAFMRNPNYHGKTDTADTLDYRRMAGVVDGIANTAVHLANDPRR, from the coding sequence ATGAGGAAGTTCCTTCAGAGCCTCTTTCGAATCACGTCCGCAGTAATCGTCGTCACGACCGCGTTGGGGCTGGCGCTTGGATGGGCGCTTCGCCAGCCGAACCTGGGCGCTGTCCCTTACTCGGCGGCGCTCCACGCCGATCCCGGCCGCCTCGAGGCCCACGTGCGCTTCCTCGCCTCTCCGGATCATTCGCGCTGCGCCGACGACGCCGATGGGCTCGAGAGGGCCGCGACCTACATCGCTTCCGCGTTCCGCCGCACGCGCGCCAGGGTCTCGGAGCAGGTCTATCAAGCCGGAGGGCGCCCGATGCGCAATCTCATCGCCCTCTTGGGTCCCGCCGCCGGGCCGCGGGTCGTGGTCGGCGCCCACTACGACGCTTTCGGCGACTTTCCGGGGGCGGACGACAACGCCAGCGGCGTCGCCGGAATCCTCGAGCTGACCCGCTTGCTGGATCCGCAGACCCTGGCCACTCCCGTGGAGCTGGTCGCCTATTCCACGGAAGAGCCCCCCTATTTCGGCAGCCCCGACATGGGAAGCGCGATTCATGCGGGAGCGCTGTCCAAGTCGGCGGCGCAGGTGCGAGCCATGATCTCCCTGGAGATGATCGGCTATTTCAGTCCCACGCAGCCGAAGGTCAATCCGCTCATCCATCTCCTCTATCCGGGAAACGGACGCTTCATCGCGCTCGTCGGCCGGTGGGACGATCGAGACCTCGTTCGCACGGCCAAGAAATGCTTCCGCGGCGCCACGGAGGTACAGGCAGTCAGCTATTCGGGACCGGTGAGCCTGGGTTCCGACCTCTCCGACCAGCGTAATTATTGGGCCTTGGGATATCCGGGCTTGATGGTCACCGACACGGCGTTCATGCGCAACCCGAACTACCATGGAAAGACCGACACGGCCGACACGCTCGACTATCGGCGGATGGCCGGCGTCGTCGATGGCATCGCCAACACCGCCGTCCACCTGGCAAACGACCCGAGGCGTTGA
- a CDS encoding phosphatase PAP2 family protein has protein sequence MDPSEAAETSEPALEKPYWRTNFFRRFFTDQRFFFRTWAPSEARNPAFYAPFVVTTALAYASSRDENGGVDAQLEADFHLDTQGTPRRWARYFSDLGDAGTGIVLLGVGYFAGRWSGHDRFAEASSLSAEAALSAGLWSSVLKAVTGRNRPSSSGVGDFGDYDRTRGEHVGSFPSGHATGAFAVATVFSGVYSDHKWVSWLAYGTAGLIGVSRVALARHFPSDVIAGALLGNSMGRMVLARRNGSDPPRSSLQPIIGPDPGQVGLAWNYSW, from the coding sequence GTGGATCCTTCCGAGGCCGCCGAAACTTCCGAACCTGCACTGGAAAAGCCCTACTGGCGGACGAATTTCTTCCGGCGCTTCTTCACAGATCAGCGATTTTTCTTCAGGACTTGGGCTCCTTCAGAGGCCAGGAACCCGGCTTTCTACGCCCCGTTCGTCGTGACGACCGCGCTTGCCTATGCCTCCAGCCGGGACGAGAACGGCGGCGTCGACGCCCAGCTCGAGGCCGATTTCCATTTGGATACCCAGGGAACTCCGAGGCGATGGGCGCGCTATTTTTCCGACTTGGGGGACGCGGGAACGGGGATCGTGCTGCTGGGGGTTGGCTACTTTGCGGGCCGGTGGAGCGGACACGACCGGTTCGCCGAAGCCTCGAGCCTCTCGGCGGAGGCCGCCCTCAGCGCCGGACTGTGGAGCTCAGTCCTCAAAGCCGTGACGGGACGGAACCGTCCCTCCTCGTCCGGCGTCGGGGACTTCGGCGACTACGACCGGACCCGAGGGGAGCACGTCGGCTCGTTCCCCTCGGGACATGCCACCGGGGCGTTCGCCGTAGCCACGGTTTTCTCGGGCGTGTACTCCGATCATAAATGGGTGTCTTGGCTGGCCTACGGCACGGCAGGCTTGATCGGCGTCTCGCGAGTGGCGCTCGCCCGGCACTTTCCTTCGGACGTCATCGCCGGCGCCTTGCTGGGCAACAGCATGGGACGAATGGTGCTCGCCCGGAGGAACGGGTCCGACCCGCCGCGCTCCAGCCTTCAGCCCATCATCGGCCCGGACCCCGGTCAGGTGGGCCTCGCCTGGAACTATTCCTGGTGA
- a CDS encoding TonB-dependent receptor plug domain-containing protein, translating into MPDFRFGSRHRCHPNRILTLLLLALAGTTGAARSQDSSVDLTSIGIEAVMNMEVTSVSKKPETLRDSPAAVYVITSEDIRRSGATSLPDLLRLVPGVQVARVNSSTWAVGVRGFTSSLSRSLLVLIDGRSVYSPLFAGVYWDAQDTLFNDIERIEVIRGPGATLWGANAVNGVINIITKSAQATQGAYASLRLGNEDRLVATGRFGSKTSGNVAFRTFAKFSDRDAQFHADGDDYDGWHMALAGFRLDADPQNQDHLSFQGSAYSGSAGARSTITTYTSPYLRIDEEDTDLWGADLLGQWKHRLGGNSETTLQLYYDRTHRSQSAFQEDRDTFDVDFRHLIQVGSRHDLLWGAGYRITSGDTESVPTIQFSPPDRTDDVWSAFVQDEIRLVPSRWTLTIGSKFEHNDYNGFDCQPNIRLLFSPGPRHVLWSAISRALRIPSRVESDLSITALLEPTTPTFIRVVGTKDFEPERLVAYEAGYRVEAAKRLFLDFAVFYNDYDQLLSLEPGTPFTETSPPPNHTVIPIFFRNKMTAKAGGAELAYEWQPLDVWRLSGSYSYLRLNAVSAADSGDTTTAGSIEGSSPRHMAGLRSALDLPRSFSLDMTLRYVGSLPRQRVEGYTEMDVMFSRRLTHGIEVSLAGQNLLSRHHAEFAGGATEIERSFLGRFVRRW; encoded by the coding sequence GTGCCAGACTTCCGCTTCGGCAGCCGACATCGGTGCCATCCGAACCGGATTCTGACCCTTCTCCTGCTCGCCCTCGCCGGCACAACCGGCGCGGCCCGAAGCCAGGATTCCTCGGTCGATCTCACCTCCATCGGCATCGAGGCGGTGATGAACATGGAGGTAACCTCCGTCTCCAAGAAGCCGGAGACGCTCCGGGACTCGCCTGCGGCGGTCTACGTCATCACCTCGGAGGATATTCGACGTTCGGGAGCGACGAGCCTTCCGGACCTGCTTCGCCTGGTGCCCGGCGTCCAGGTGGCGCGGGTCAACTCGAGCACATGGGCCGTCGGAGTCAGGGGCTTCACCAGCTCCCTGTCCCGATCGCTGCTTGTTTTGATTGATGGAAGAAGCGTCTACTCGCCGCTGTTCGCGGGTGTCTATTGGGACGCCCAGGACACGCTCTTCAACGACATCGAGCGGATCGAAGTGATTCGGGGTCCCGGGGCGACGCTCTGGGGGGCCAACGCAGTGAACGGCGTCATCAACATCATCACCAAGAGCGCGCAGGCCACCCAGGGAGCGTACGCGTCGCTGCGGCTCGGAAACGAAGATCGCTTGGTGGCCACCGGGCGGTTCGGAAGCAAGACGTCGGGGAATGTGGCCTTCCGGACGTTCGCGAAATTCTCCGATCGCGACGCGCAATTCCATGCGGACGGGGACGACTACGACGGCTGGCACATGGCGCTCGCGGGATTCCGCCTGGACGCCGATCCCCAAAACCAGGATCACCTCTCCTTTCAGGGAAGCGCCTATAGCGGCAGCGCGGGTGCCCGTTCGACGATCACGACCTACACTTCTCCTTACCTCCGGATTGACGAGGAAGACACCGATCTTTGGGGTGCGGATCTCCTCGGACAGTGGAAGCACCGGCTCGGGGGGAATTCCGAAACGACGCTGCAGCTCTATTACGACCGCACGCACCGAAGCCAGTCCGCCTTTCAAGAGGATCGAGACACCTTCGACGTCGATTTCCGGCATCTGATTCAAGTCGGATCGCGCCACGATCTCCTGTGGGGCGCCGGATATCGCATCACGTCCGGGGACACCGAATCGGTGCCGACCATCCAGTTCTCTCCTCCCGATCGGACCGACGACGTCTGGAGCGCTTTCGTGCAAGACGAAATCAGGCTCGTCCCGTCGCGCTGGACCCTCACGATCGGGTCGAAATTCGAGCACAACGACTACAACGGGTTCGACTGCCAACCGAACATCCGGCTCCTTTTCAGCCCCGGGCCGAGACACGTGCTCTGGTCGGCTATTTCGCGCGCCTTGCGGATTCCCTCGCGGGTCGAGAGCGACCTCAGCATCACTGCGCTGCTCGAGCCCACGACCCCGACGTTCATCCGCGTCGTCGGGACGAAGGACTTCGAGCCGGAGCGCCTCGTCGCGTACGAAGCCGGCTACCGGGTCGAGGCGGCCAAGCGCCTGTTCCTCGATTTCGCCGTCTTCTACAACGATTACGACCAGCTCCTGAGCTTGGAGCCCGGTACCCCCTTCACCGAGACGTCTCCTCCGCCGAATCACACCGTCATCCCGATTTTCTTCCGGAACAAGATGACGGCGAAAGCCGGCGGCGCCGAGCTGGCGTACGAGTGGCAGCCCCTCGACGTCTGGCGCCTCAGCGGCTCCTACTCCTACCTCCGATTGAACGCCGTCAGCGCCGCGGATAGCGGAGACACCACGACCGCGGGCTCCATCGAAGGATCGAGTCCAAGGCACATGGCAGGCCTCCGCTCCGCCTTGGATCTTCCTCGAAGCTTCAGCCTGGACATGACGCTCCGATACGTCGGCAGCCTGCCGCGCCAACGGGTCGAAGGCTACACCGAGATGGACGTCATGTTCAGCCGGCGTCTGACGCACGGCATCGAGGTATCGCTCGCCGGGCAGAACCTTCTCTCGCGTCACCACGCGGAATTCGCCGGAGGCGCCACCGAAATCGAGCGCAGTTTCCTGGGAAGGTTCGTACGGCGATGGTAG
- a CDS encoding YfiR family protein: MSEYRVKAAYLYYFTTFVNWPPEAFHNAGDEVVIGVLGEDPFGAILDETLRGKTVGNRKLVVRRFGNVKDVRESNVLFISSSERDRLASILKVLEGAAVLTVGESEGFASRGGQIAFRTEDKKVRFDINVDAVERAQLKVSAQLMKLGRIVRESERHGG; the protein is encoded by the coding sequence TTGTCGGAGTATCGCGTCAAGGCAGCCTATCTCTATTACTTCACCACCTTCGTGAACTGGCCCCCGGAGGCGTTTCACAACGCCGGAGACGAAGTCGTCATTGGCGTGCTCGGGGAGGATCCGTTCGGTGCGATCCTCGATGAAACTCTGCGAGGCAAAACCGTCGGCAATCGCAAGCTCGTCGTCAGAAGGTTCGGCAACGTCAAAGACGTCCGTGAGAGCAACGTCCTCTTTATCAGCTCTTCCGAGCGGGATCGCCTCGCATCCATCCTGAAAGTCCTGGAGGGCGCCGCGGTCTTGACGGTGGGAGAATCCGAGGGTTTCGCGTCGCGCGGCGGGCAGATCGCGTTCCGCACCGAGGACAAGAAGGTCCGCTTCGACATCAACGTCGACGCCGTAGAACGCGCCCAGCTGAAAGTCAGCGCCCAGCTCATGAAGCTGGGCAGGATCGTCCGGGAATCGGAACGCCATGGAGGCTGA